The following are encoded in a window of Sulfitobacter sp. S190 genomic DNA:
- a CDS encoding sterol desaturase family protein codes for MEQIADFLMAMGAQAKVVATAPFDPKMRIFSLYLVTSALIALGVYLALRRRGEDRDGSFLRFLFPRRVWSKSSAWLDLRYFFFHRMTGHFVLLGLGTWATTLSYRWITGTSLMVSALDNPIPPLADLGAAVAFMLVAALVADFLGFFLHYLQHKSPLLWQFHKVHHSAEVMHPVSNFREHPIDNLVYIVVISFGYGAVMGGATWLFGFTPSMPTLLGVPLMNFLFNVSGYNLRHSHVWLRWPGRWSAIFPSPAHHHVHHSCHPDHIDKNFAFMFPFWDVLFGTYHMPEDDRDVKFGIGGENEGELNTVWELYAVPFRDAWLHLQGKYDWTNGTRTKGDAAAPETPDQTAVTPAE; via the coding sequence ATGGAGCAGATTGCAGATTTCCTGATGGCAATGGGCGCGCAGGCCAAGGTCGTCGCGACCGCGCCGTTTGATCCCAAAATGCGGATATTTTCGCTGTATCTGGTGACATCGGCGTTGATTGCGTTGGGGGTCTATCTGGCGCTCAGGCGCCGCGGCGAGGACCGTGACGGGTCATTCTTGCGCTTCCTTTTTCCCAGACGCGTGTGGAGCAAGTCTTCGGCCTGGCTGGATCTGCGGTATTTCTTTTTCCACCGGATGACGGGGCATTTCGTGCTGTTGGGGCTGGGCACCTGGGCGACAACGCTGTCCTACCGCTGGATCACGGGCACGTCGCTGATGGTATCGGCGCTGGACAATCCCATTCCGCCACTGGCCGATCTGGGTGCCGCTGTCGCATTCATGCTCGTGGCAGCGCTGGTGGCGGATTTTCTGGGTTTTTTCCTGCATTATCTGCAGCATAAGTCACCGCTGTTGTGGCAGTTCCACAAGGTCCACCACAGTGCCGAAGTCATGCACCCGGTGTCCAATTTCCGCGAGCATCCGATCGACAATCTGGTCTATATCGTGGTGATCAGCTTTGGCTACGGGGCGGTCATGGGCGGGGCCACGTGGCTGTTCGGGTTCACGCCCAGCATGCCGACCCTGCTGGGGGTGCCGCTGATGAATTTCTTGTTCAACGTGTCGGGGTACAATCTGCGCCACAGTCATGTCTGGCTGCGCTGGCCGGGCCGGTGGTCGGCGATCTTTCCGTCGCCCGCGCACCACCATGTGCATCACAGCTGCCACCCCGATCATATCGACAAGAATTTCGCCTTCATGTTCCCGTTCTGGGATGTGCTGTTTGGCACCTACCACATGCCCGAAGACGACCGTGACGTGAAATTCGGCATCGGGGGCGAGAACGAGGGCGAGTTGAATACGGTTTGGGAGCTTTATGCTGTGCCGTTCCGTGACGCGTGGCTGCATCTGCAAGGCAAATACGACTGGACCAATGGCACCCGCACGAAGGGCGATGCGGCAGCGCCGGAAACACCCGACCAAACCGCGGTAACCCCTGCAGAATAA
- a CDS encoding pyridoxamine 5'-phosphate oxidase family protein: MRRIDDIAALEALYGTPGAASLEKVADHLTPLYRKWIMASRLCVLSTVGPEGTDGSPRGDDGPVVLELDPKTLALPDWRGNQRLDTLRNIVADGRVSLMFIVPGSNNVVRINGRAWLTDDAELRARFEKKGRQPATVAIIEIDEVYSQCARALMRAGTWSGDPAPLDLPTVGQILAEVSAGAEGGADYDAAWGARASKTMW; this comes from the coding sequence ATGCGCAGGATTGACGATATCGCGGCGCTGGAGGCGCTCTACGGCACGCCGGGGGCGGCATCGCTGGAGAAAGTTGCGGATCATCTGACGCCGCTTTACCGCAAGTGGATCATGGCATCGCGGCTGTGTGTCCTGAGCACCGTCGGCCCCGAGGGCACGGACGGCAGCCCCCGCGGGGACGATGGCCCTGTGGTACTTGAGCTTGACCCGAAAACGCTGGCGCTGCCCGATTGGCGGGGCAATCAACGGCTCGATACCCTGCGCAACATTGTGGCGGACGGGCGCGTGTCGCTGATGTTCATCGTGCCGGGGTCCAACAATGTGGTGCGGATTAATGGCCGCGCGTGGCTGACCGATGACGCCGAATTGCGCGCGCGGTTCGAAAAGAAGGGCCGACAGCCCGCGACCGTGGCGATCATCGAGATTGACGAGGTTTACAGCCAGTGTGCGCGTGCCCTCATGCGGGCGGGCACGTGGAGCGGAGACCCCGCGCCCCTTGATCTGCCGACGGTGGGCCAGATCCTCGCAGAGGTCAGCGCTGGTGCGGAAGGCGGCGCAGACTATGACGCGGCGTGGGGCGCGCGCGCATCAAAGACGATGTGGTAG
- a CDS encoding 1-acyl-sn-glycerol-3-phosphate acyltransferase produces MNILQWIRSILFSTNATLAMPIIGLAYAPWAMVSKRGAYAGCRAYATYVIWCARWMIGLRCEVRGTPPTTEALVAAKHQSFLDIMMIYNALPAAKFIMKNQLRWAPVLGQYVRKMEMIFVDRGKRGAAIQQMVDEVEAGRREPGQLVIYSQGTRVRPGLSAPYKVGTAVLYEQLDQPCYPVATNAGVFWPRRGLYRRPGVAVVEFLDPIAPGVPRADFMERLEREVETASTALLEETGVADEYAQD; encoded by the coding sequence ATGAATATCCTGCAATGGATCCGGTCGATCCTGTTTTCGACCAATGCGACCCTGGCGATGCCGATTATCGGACTGGCCTACGCGCCTTGGGCGATGGTGTCCAAACGCGGGGCATACGCGGGGTGCCGGGCCTATGCGACTTACGTGATCTGGTGCGCACGCTGGATGATCGGGCTGCGCTGCGAAGTGCGGGGCACGCCCCCCACCACGGAGGCGCTTGTCGCCGCCAAGCACCAGTCGTTTCTGGACATCATGATGATCTACAACGCGCTGCCGGCGGCCAAATTCATCATGAAGAACCAACTGCGCTGGGCGCCTGTTCTCGGCCAATACGTGCGCAAGATGGAAATGATCTTTGTTGACCGCGGCAAGCGGGGCGCGGCGATCCAGCAGATGGTCGACGAGGTCGAGGCCGGTCGTCGCGAGCCGGGGCAGCTGGTTATCTATAGCCAGGGGACACGGGTGCGGCCGGGGTTGAGCGCGCCCTACAAGGTTGGCACTGCGGTGTTGTACGAACAGCTCGACCAGCCGTGTTATCCGGTGGCCACCAACGCAGGCGTCTTCTGGCCCCGCCGCGGGCTTTACCGCAGGCCCGGTGTGGCGGTCGTGGAATTTCTCGACCCCATTGCGCCGGGTGTACCGCGAGCCGACTTCATGGAGCGGCTGGAGCGCGAGGTGGAAACCGCCTCCACCGCTCTGCTGGAAGAAACCGGTGTTGCAGATGAATATGCGCAGGATTGA
- a CDS encoding ABC transporter permease translates to MKGVRHSLRRLLAHDGQADRVVPPSGFTAQLTLFAAGAMAFLAVFALALSLASGRLAQRWGDELARSATIRITAPEDQQQAQTDAALRILQTTGGVATARALSDEEQQALLAPWFGAQLALDSLPVPQLIEVIETADGMDTAGLRLRLAAEVPGAVLDDHSRWRAPLVRAASRLRMLGWVAIVLIGAVTAVMVTLAANAALSANAQVIAVLRLVGATDDYIAQAFIRRFTIRALIGAAIGMVLGMVAVTLLPRGGDEAASFLTGLGFQGWHWLLPLVLPPLAALVAFAATRTAARRTLGELT, encoded by the coding sequence GTGAAGGGGGTGCGCCACAGCCTGCGCCGTCTTCTTGCCCATGACGGACAGGCAGACAGGGTCGTTCCGCCCTCGGGGTTTACGGCGCAGCTGACGCTTTTTGCGGCAGGTGCGATGGCGTTTCTGGCGGTGTTTGCATTGGCGCTGTCGCTGGCATCGGGGCGTTTGGCGCAACGGTGGGGCGATGAGCTTGCCCGTTCTGCCACGATCCGCATCACCGCACCCGAAGACCAGCAGCAGGCACAGACCGATGCTGCGCTGCGCATCTTGCAGACCACCGGCGGGGTGGCCACGGCCCGCGCCCTGAGCGACGAGGAACAACAGGCGTTGCTGGCCCCGTGGTTCGGTGCGCAACTCGCGCTCGACAGTTTGCCGGTGCCCCAGTTGATCGAGGTGATCGAGACTGCGGACGGCATGGATACAGCGGGTCTGCGGCTGCGGTTGGCGGCCGAAGTCCCCGGCGCGGTGTTGGATGATCACAGCCGCTGGCGTGCGCCGCTGGTGCGCGCGGCCTCGCGGTTGCGGATGTTGGGGTGGGTCGCGATCGTGCTGATCGGGGCGGTGACGGCGGTGATGGTGACGCTGGCGGCCAACGCGGCACTTTCCGCCAACGCGCAGGTCATCGCGGTGCTGCGGCTCGTGGGGGCGACGGACGATTATATCGCGCAGGCCTTCATCCGGCGTTTTACCATTCGCGCGCTGATCGGAGCGGCGATCGGCATGGTGCTGGGCATGGTTGCCGTCACGTTGCTGCCGCGTGGCGGCGATGAAGCGGCAAGTTTTCTGACCGGTCTGGGGTTTCAGGGCTGGCACTGGCTGCTGCCACTGGTTCTGCCGCCGCTGGCGGCATTGGTCGCCTTTGCCGCCACCCGTACCGCCGCGCGCCGCACCTTGGGAGAACTGACATGA
- a CDS encoding cell division ATP-binding protein FtsE has translation MIDLDNVAYSYGGGELLSDISLKLAAGSFHFLTGPSGSGKTTLMKLCYGALLPTAGQVRLFGNDVRALDRDDVAMVRRRVGVVHQDCRFLDHLPVAENIALPLHVSGRSSEALGEDLQDLMHWVGLTDRANATPPELSGGERQRAALARAVIMSPDVVLADEPTGNVDWDMSQRLLRLLVELNRMGKTVLVATHDLSLIRATKSHVQARVLRIANRRIQLAGADL, from the coding sequence GTGATCGATCTGGACAATGTGGCCTATAGTTACGGCGGCGGAGAATTGCTGTCGGATATCTCGCTCAAGCTGGCGGCGGGATCGTTCCATTTTCTGACAGGGCCGTCTGGGTCGGGCAAGACCACCCTGATGAAATTGTGCTACGGGGCGTTGTTGCCCACCGCGGGGCAGGTGCGGTTGTTTGGCAATGACGTGCGTGCGCTGGACCGAGACGACGTGGCGATGGTGCGGCGGCGTGTCGGCGTCGTGCATCAGGATTGCCGGTTTCTGGATCACTTGCCCGTCGCCGAGAACATCGCGTTGCCGCTGCATGTGTCGGGGCGCAGCAGCGAAGCGTTGGGCGAGGATCTGCAGGATCTGATGCACTGGGTCGGTCTGACCGACCGGGCCAATGCCACCCCGCCGGAACTCTCGGGGGGCGAGCGGCAACGCGCGGCGCTGGCCCGCGCTGTCATCATGTCGCCCGATGTGGTGTTGGCGGACGAACCAACTGGCAACGTCGATTGGGACATGTCGCAACGGTTGCTGCGGCTTCTGGTCGAGCTGAACCGCATGGGCAAGACGGTCCTTGTGGCCACGCATGACCTGAGCCTGATCCGTGCCACGAAATCACATGTACAGGCGCGGGTTCTGCGCATTGCCAACAGGCGCATCCAATTGGCCGGAGCGGACCTGTGA
- a CDS encoding zinc-ribbon domain-containing protein: MRLICPNCDAQYEVPDEVMPDTGRDVQCSNCGKTWFQHHPDHDPEEDDTDVMAPPPPPEEDEEVAPPPPPPAPPQAPERKQLDPAVADILRQEAEAEQEARRRAREAESGLETQTELGLDPQEPEDEADRRAREARERMARMRGQDPAVDAQAEAAASAAALGSRRDLLPDIEEINSSLSSGAGRTGPNADEIPIEAPTRQRKRRGFRTGFMTVLLVAIVLTILYMLAPRLAEAVPALAPVLDSYVETVNAGRLWLDERVRGVLQSLDGMAERSAPNGDTAPDATE; the protein is encoded by the coding sequence ATGAGGCTGATCTGTCCGAACTGCGACGCGCAGTACGAGGTGCCTGACGAAGTCATGCCCGATACCGGCCGGGATGTGCAGTGCTCGAACTGTGGCAAGACATGGTTCCAGCATCATCCCGATCATGACCCCGAGGAAGACGACACAGACGTGATGGCCCCGCCTCCGCCGCCCGAGGAGGACGAAGAGGTCGCCCCGCCGCCACCGCCACCCGCACCGCCACAGGCACCCGAACGCAAGCAGCTGGACCCCGCCGTGGCCGATATCCTGCGACAGGAGGCCGAGGCCGAGCAGGAAGCCCGTCGCCGCGCGCGCGAGGCCGAAAGCGGGCTGGAGACGCAAACCGAACTGGGTCTCGACCCGCAGGAACCCGAGGACGAAGCCGACCGCCGGGCGCGCGAAGCCCGCGAGCGTATGGCCCGGATGCGCGGTCAGGACCCGGCCGTTGATGCACAGGCCGAAGCCGCGGCAAGCGCGGCCGCACTCGGCTCGCGCCGTGATCTCCTGCCCGACATCGAGGAAATCAATTCATCGCTCAGCAGCGGTGCGGGCCGCACGGGCCCCAATGCCGACGAAATCCCGATCGAAGCACCGACCCGCCAGCGCAAGCGCCGTGGCTTTCGCACGGGGTTCATGACCGTGCTGCTTGTCGCGATCGTGCTGACCATTCTGTATATGCTTGCGCCGCGGCTGGCAGAGGCGGTGCCCGCACTGGCCCCCGTTCTCGACAGCTACGTCGAGACGGTCAACGCCGGGCGTCTGTGGCTGGATGAGCGGGTGCGCGGCGTGTTGCAATCGCTCGACGGCATGGCCGAACGCAGCGCGCCCAACGGCGATACCGCCCCGGACGCCACCGAATAG
- a CDS encoding TIGR02302 family protein, with protein sequence MVQFTPNDLSRTMSDLRWPRRWTWLGMVAEHAVQAFWPLLTVLLLALAAAMMGVHESVPVEVLWALGGLTCAAVLGTLFYAARRFRMPRQVDALTRLDASLPGRPITALMDDQAIGAGDDASMAVWRAHKRRMAERAARATAVPGDLRVARRDPYALRYVAVLAFGMALLFGSIWRVGTVAEMAGGSTGPLASGPVWEGWAEPPRYTGKPTLYLNDLAAGDLQLPFGTLITLRLYGEVGALGVRETVSGREVETQADAPPQTTFDFKVGRDGAIAVDGPGGRAWDISVIADEAPQITIIGAPEVAAIGEMRLPFAASDDYGVEAGEARISLDLASVDRRYGLAVDPEPRADVTVPLPMPIAGDRAAFEENLIDDFSQHPWANLPVTVSMTALDAAEQVAQTAPMQMVLPGRRFFDPTAAAVIEMRRDLLWSRQNAQRIAQVLRAVSYIPEDAFRSETSALRLRALIERLETRARFGIDEEVQDELAQELWDFALELEIGDLDDARDRMRRAQERLNEAMKNGATDEEIAELMQELRRATEEYMQQLQREQAEQQDGQQQQGQQQQGESMQMTQDDLQRMMDRIQELMEEGRMAEAEQALRELQEMMENMQVTEGQQGQGGQSEGEQAMEGLAETLREQQGLSDQAFRDLQEQFNPGAQAGENEGNEGRNGGQGRGQSHEGQQGQGEGQDSEQQGREGGGGEQRPGDGQQGTEQGLADRQQALRDELRRQEGRLPGQGTAEGDAARDALDRAGDAMDEAEQSLREGDLPEAIDNQSQAMEALREGMRSLGEAMAQEQQQNQQPGQGTQQSDRRADNRDPLGREQGTNGSTGSDAEVELNDDAYGRARELLDEIRRRSGEQARPEVERDYLNRLLDRF encoded by the coding sequence ATGGTCCAGTTCACTCCCAATGATCTTTCCCGCACGATGTCCGACCTGCGGTGGCCGCGGCGTTGGACATGGCTTGGGATGGTAGCAGAGCACGCTGTACAGGCGTTCTGGCCGCTCTTGACGGTGCTGTTGCTGGCACTGGCGGCGGCGATGATGGGGGTGCACGAATCTGTGCCGGTCGAGGTGCTCTGGGCCTTGGGTGGCCTGACCTGCGCCGCGGTGTTGGGAACGCTTTTCTATGCCGCCCGCAGGTTCCGCATGCCGCGGCAGGTTGACGCACTGACGCGGCTGGACGCGAGTTTGCCCGGCCGTCCGATCACGGCCCTGATGGACGATCAGGCGATCGGTGCCGGCGATGACGCATCGATGGCGGTGTGGCGCGCGCACAAGCGGCGTATGGCAGAGCGTGCGGCGCGGGCCACTGCGGTGCCGGGCGATTTGCGGGTTGCGCGGCGCGATCCCTATGCCTTGCGCTATGTCGCGGTGCTGGCCTTTGGCATGGCGTTGCTGTTCGGGTCGATCTGGCGCGTCGGCACAGTGGCCGAAATGGCGGGCGGATCCACCGGGCCGCTGGCGAGTGGTCCGGTCTGGGAAGGATGGGCAGAGCCGCCGCGGTATACGGGCAAGCCGACGCTGTACCTCAATGATCTGGCTGCCGGAGATTTGCAGCTTCCTTTCGGAACGCTGATCACCCTGCGACTTTATGGCGAGGTCGGCGCCCTTGGTGTGCGCGAAACGGTTTCGGGCCGCGAGGTCGAGACCCAAGCGGACGCCCCCCCCCAGACCACGTTTGATTTCAAGGTCGGGCGCGATGGTGCCATTGCGGTTGACGGCCCCGGCGGGCGGGCATGGGACATCTCGGTGATTGCCGATGAGGCACCGCAGATCACCATAATCGGCGCACCCGAAGTCGCGGCCATCGGCGAGATGCGGCTGCCGTTCGCGGCCTCTGACGACTATGGCGTGGAGGCGGGCGAGGCGCGGATTTCGCTTGATCTTGCGTCAGTCGATCGGCGCTACGGGCTTGCGGTCGATCCGGAACCGCGTGCGGATGTGACCGTGCCGTTGCCGATGCCTATTGCTGGTGACCGCGCCGCTTTCGAAGAAAACCTGATCGATGATTTTTCCCAGCATCCTTGGGCGAACCTGCCGGTGACAGTGTCGATGACCGCGCTGGATGCGGCCGAACAGGTCGCACAGACGGCGCCGATGCAGATGGTTTTGCCGGGCCGGAGGTTTTTCGATCCGACGGCGGCCGCCGTGATCGAGATGCGCCGTGACCTGTTGTGGAGCCGTCAGAATGCGCAGCGCATCGCGCAGGTCTTGCGTGCGGTCAGCTATATCCCCGAAGATGCATTCCGCTCGGAAACGTCGGCCCTGCGCTTGCGGGCGCTGATCGAGCGGTTGGAGACCCGCGCCCGGTTCGGGATCGACGAAGAGGTGCAGGACGAACTGGCGCAAGAGCTTTGGGATTTCGCGCTGGAGCTTGAAATCGGTGATCTTGACGATGCCCGCGACCGGATGCGCCGTGCGCAGGAGCGTCTGAACGAGGCGATGAAGAACGGCGCGACCGACGAAGAGATCGCCGAGCTGATGCAGGAATTGCGCCGCGCCACCGAAGAATACATGCAGCAGCTCCAGCGCGAGCAGGCAGAGCAGCAGGACGGCCAGCAGCAACAGGGTCAGCAACAGCAGGGCGAAAGCATGCAGATGACGCAGGACGATCTGCAACGCATGATGGACCGGATACAGGAGCTGATGGAAGAGGGCCGCATGGCCGAGGCCGAACAGGCGCTGCGCGAATTGCAGGAAATGATGGAGAACATGCAGGTCACCGAGGGCCAGCAGGGCCAGGGTGGCCAGTCCGAAGGGGAACAGGCGATGGAGGGGCTCGCCGAGACCCTGCGCGAACAGCAGGGCCTGAGCGATCAGGCCTTCCGCGACCTTCAGGAACAATTCAATCCCGGCGCGCAGGCAGGCGAGAACGAAGGCAACGAAGGCCGCAATGGCGGGCAGGGCCGCGGCCAGAGCCATGAGGGCCAGCAAGGTCAGGGCGAGGGACAGGACAGCGAACAGCAGGGCCGCGAAGGCGGCGGCGGTGAACAGCGCCCCGGCGACGGACAGCAGGGCACGGAGCAGGGGCTTGCCGATCGCCAGCAGGCGTTGCGCGACGAGCTGCGCCGACAGGAAGGCCGGCTGCCCGGTCAGGGGACTGCCGAAGGGGATGCCGCGCGGGATGCGCTCGACCGCGCGGGCGACGCGATGGACGAAGCCGAACAATCCCTGCGGGAGGGCGATCTGCCCGAAGCCATCGACAACCAGTCGCAGGCGATGGAAGCACTGCGTGAAGGCATGCGGTCACTGGGTGAGGCAATGGCGCAGGAGCAGCAGCAGAACCAGCAGCCGGGTCAGGGCACCCAGCAAAGCGACCGGCGTGCCGACAACCGCGATCCGCTGGGCCGTGAACAGGGTACGAACGGGTCGACCGGCAGCGATGCCGAGGTGGAGCTGAACGATGATGCCTACGGGCGCGCGCGCGAATTGCTGGACGAGATCCGCCGCCGCTCGGGTGAACAGGCCCGTCCCGAAGTCGAACGGGACTACCTGAACCGGTTGCTTGATCGTTTCTAG
- the lysA gene encoding diaminopimelate decarboxylase: protein MDHFLYRDGALYAEDVAISDIAAQVGTPFYVYSTATLLRHFRAFDEALAGMDHLVCYAMKANSNQAVLRTLAQAGAGMDVVSEGEYLRAKAAGVPGDKIVFSGVGKTAQEIRTALTGGIRQFNVESEPEMEVLNAVAVELGAVAPITVRVNPDVDAKTHAKIATGKSENKFGIPIARAREVYAMAAAMPGLKVIGIDVHIGSQLTDLAPFELAYEKVAELTAQLREDGHEITRLDLGGGLGIPYETGNQAPPLPSDYGAMVQRTLGHLGCEIEIEPGRLIAGNAGLMVSKVIYVKSGEDREFLILDGAMNDLIRPAMYEAHHDIVAVKEPAPGIEKQPYDIVGPVCESGDTFARQRLMPPLAAGDMVAFRSSGAYGAVMSSEYNSRPLIPEVLVHEDQFAVIRPRPTFDEMINRDTIPEWL, encoded by the coding sequence ATGGACCATTTCCTGTACCGTGACGGCGCGCTTTATGCCGAGGACGTCGCAATTTCGGATATCGCAGCCCAGGTCGGTACGCCTTTCTACGTTTATTCCACCGCAACATTATTGCGTCATTTCCGCGCTTTCGATGAAGCTTTGGCGGGGATGGACCACCTGGTCTGTTATGCGATGAAGGCCAATTCGAACCAGGCCGTTTTACGCACATTGGCGCAGGCGGGGGCCGGTATGGATGTGGTCAGCGAGGGCGAGTATTTGCGCGCCAAGGCCGCCGGGGTGCCCGGTGACAAGATCGTGTTTTCCGGCGTGGGCAAGACGGCGCAGGAAATACGCACCGCGCTGACGGGCGGTATTCGCCAGTTCAATGTCGAATCCGAGCCCGAGATGGAAGTGCTGAACGCGGTTGCGGTCGAATTGGGTGCGGTTGCGCCCATCACCGTGCGGGTCAATCCCGATGTCGATGCCAAGACCCACGCCAAGATCGCCACGGGCAAATCCGAGAATAAGTTCGGCATACCGATCGCGCGGGCGCGCGAGGTTTACGCAATGGCGGCGGCGATGCCGGGCCTCAAGGTGATCGGTATCGACGTGCATATCGGGTCGCAGTTGACCGATCTGGCCCCGTTCGAGCTGGCCTACGAAAAGGTGGCGGAGTTGACGGCACAACTGCGCGAGGACGGTCACGAGATCACCCGGCTCGATCTGGGTGGCGGTCTGGGCATCCCGTACGAGACCGGCAATCAGGCACCGCCGTTGCCCAGTGATTACGGCGCCATGGTGCAGCGCACGCTTGGTCATCTGGGTTGCGAGATCGAGATTGAACCGGGCCGATTGATTGCGGGCAACGCGGGTTTGATGGTCAGCAAGGTCATTTACGTCAAGTCCGGTGAAGACCGTGAATTCCTGATCCTCGACGGGGCGATGAACGATCTGATCCGCCCCGCCATGTACGAGGCGCATCATGATATTGTGGCGGTGAAAGAACCTGCACCGGGCATTGAAAAGCAGCCCTATGATATTGTCGGGCCTGTATGCGAATCCGGCGATACCTTTGCAAGGCAACGGCTGATGCCGCCGCTGGCCGCGGGTGACATGGTGGCGTTTCGCAGTTCGGGCGCGTACGGGGCGGTCATGTCGTCGGAATATAATTCGCGACCCTTGATCCCCGAAGTGCTGGTTCACGAAGATCAATTCGCGGTTATCCGCCCACGCCCCACCTTTGACGAAATGATAAATCGCGATACCATCCCTGAGTGGCTCTGA
- a CDS encoding DUF2834 domain-containing protein, protein MSALRIVFLALAIWGAIHPMYYFVSWFQANGWDLMAMVDAWHVNDATSGLVWDLTIAAIALSVWIIAEVATRRNWIALIAIPATFCIGVSCGLPLYLFLRSAPVK, encoded by the coding sequence ATGTCCGCCTTGAGGATTGTGTTTCTGGCGCTGGCCATTTGGGGTGCCATCCATCCGATGTACTATTTTGTCAGCTGGTTTCAGGCCAACGGCTGGGATCTGATGGCGATGGTTGATGCCTGGCACGTCAATGACGCGACCAGCGGGTTGGTGTGGGATCTGACGATTGCGGCGATCGCGCTGAGCGTCTGGATTATCGCCGAAGTTGCCACCCGGAGAAATTGGATTGCCCTGATTGCTATTCCGGCCACCTTCTGTATTGGAGTGAGCTGTGGTTTGCCGCTCTACCTTTTCCTGCGCTCAGCGCCCGTGAAGTAG
- the argH gene encoding argininosuccinate lyase, translating to MTDKSSNKMWGGRFAAGPDAIMEAINASISFDKRMAAQDIEGSRAHAAMLAAQGIIERNDADAIREGLLTVLSEIEAGTFAYSTALEDIHMNVEARLKEVIGEPAGRLHTGRSRNDQVATDFKLWVRDQLDAAESGLLALIRALLTQAEAGADWVMPGFTHLQTAQPVTWGHHMMAYVEMFGRDLGRVRDARARMNESPLGAAALAGTSFPINRDATAEALGFDRPAANSLDAVSDRDFALEFLGAASICAMHLSRFAEELVIWSSAQFRFVTLSDRFSTGSSIMPQKKNPDAAELIRAKVGRIFGANVALMMVMKGLPLTYSKDMQEDKEQVFDAADNLMLALAAMEGMVRDMTGNRHNLAAAAGAGFSTATDLADWLVRVLGLPFRDAHHVTGSLVAMAEKQGCDLPDLTLAQMQSAHAGITDDVFSVLGVENSVNSRMSYGGTAPAQVRAQIDRWKERLA from the coding sequence ATGACTGACAAAAGCTCCAACAAGATGTGGGGCGGCCGTTTTGCCGCCGGTCCTGATGCGATCATGGAGGCAATTAATGCCTCGATCAGCTTTGACAAGCGCATGGCGGCCCAGGATATCGAAGGCTCTCGTGCCCATGCAGCCATGTTGGCAGCCCAAGGCATTATAGAGCGTAACGATGCGGACGCCATACGGGAAGGGCTGCTCACGGTCTTGTCAGAAATCGAGGCGGGCACGTTTGCCTATTCGACCGCGCTCGAGGACATTCACATGAACGTCGAGGCGCGCCTCAAGGAGGTCATCGGAGAGCCCGCAGGCCGGTTGCACACGGGCCGGTCGCGCAATGATCAGGTCGCCACCGATTTCAAACTCTGGGTGCGTGACCAGCTTGATGCCGCAGAAAGCGGTTTGCTGGCGCTGATCCGTGCGCTTTTGACACAGGCAGAAGCAGGGGCCGATTGGGTGATGCCCGGCTTTACCCATCTGCAAACCGCACAGCCCGTCACATGGGGCCACCACATGATGGCCTATGTCGAAATGTTCGGCCGTGATCTGGGCCGTGTGCGCGATGCCCGCGCACGTATGAACGAAAGCCCGCTCGGTGCTGCGGCACTGGCGGGCACGTCCTTTCCCATCAACCGGGACGCCACAGCCGAAGCGCTGGGGTTTGACCGCCCCGCCGCCAACAGCCTCGATGCGGTCAGCGACCGTGACTTCGCACTGGAGTTTCTTGGCGCCGCAAGCATTTGCGCCATGCACCTGAGCCGTTTTGCCGAGGAGCTGGTGATCTGGTCCTCCGCGCAATTCCGCTTTGTGACCCTGTCGGACCGGTTTTCCACCGGATCGAGCATCATGCCGCAAAAGAAGAACCCCGACGCGGCCGAGTTGATCCGCGCCAAGGTAGGCCGCATTTTCGGGGCCAATGTCGCGCTGATGATGGTGATGAAAGGGCTGCCGCTGACCTATTCCAAGGACATGCAGGAAGACAAGGAACAGGTCTTTGATGCCGCCGACAACCTGATGCTGGCGCTTGCCGCGATGGAAGGCATGGTGCGCGACATGACCGGCAACCGCCACAATCTCGCGGCGGCGGCGGGTGCCGGTTTCTCCACCGCGACCGATCTGGCCGATTGGCTGGTGCGGGTGCTGGGGCTGCCTTTCCGCGATGCCCACCACGTGACCGGATCGCTGGTTGCGATGGCCGAAAAGCAGGGCTGCGATTTGCCCGATCTGACGCTGGCGCAGATGCAATCGGCGCACGCGGGGATCACCGATGACGTATTTTCAGTGCTTGGTGTCGAAAACTCTGTAAACTCGCGCATGTCTTATGGCGGTACGGCGCCCGCGCAGGTGCGCGCGCAGATCGACCGCTGGAAGGAGCGTTTGGCATGA